A segment of the Crassostrea angulata isolate pt1a10 chromosome 10, ASM2561291v2, whole genome shotgun sequence genome:
CAATGTAAACAGGAAGGTTTCTGGTCGATGCGATTTAACTGTGAACTTTTTTTAGGTATAAAAGTGGTTTCGGATTACGCGTGTATTTATAGTACGATTTACgtttatatatagatatgtaGATTTGACCCAGTGAAAAGCtagtatgttacatgtacaaatgtatgaaAAGGGTAATGGTAACTGTCTAAATTTCGTCATAAATCACTTTTAGTAAATAACTAAGTCGTTTAGAAAATACACTGTAAATGTAGTTTAAATTTGCGGCTGCAAATTTTGATACCGACAGAATctaaaggaatttatttttatgtcatcCGTAGATTTTTTTGTAGGAcggtaaataaaataatttgttcttTAAATTCCTCAGAAATTTTGATTTCGTAGTTGACGGGTACATACGATATCTACTAAAATATAACCACACCGTGACACcgaaattaattatttattattatagactacattattaattattatagactacattaaactaaaaaaaaatctacaaacaGACCATGCCTAATGTATTTTTCAAGCAGCGCATCATTTATTGGATAAAACAGTGCATTACGAATATTGACGCGATCTTGTAGATGAACCATTGATTTGTATGCTGTATCCAGTTAAACAGTTCAGCGCTGACCAATATGTGGAGCAAAGTAATTCCCACTACAAATAAAATGATCCATTTTCATCGGTGCTAATATTGTTGTCTTTGATCAATGAACCTGATAGTGTCAAAAGTAATTCCAAAACATCCTCGGAACATCCTTTAGATAGTTCTTAATTACCGTTCTGTCAACCCTCAACAGGTCATAAACACCGAGTTTATCGAGTAactaaaaaaatgcaataacaACAATACTGCGTCTTACCACGGGGTcctacaaaaaaaatatcaaggactcgaaatacgaaaaaaaaaatctgaagaaatttgttttccCGATATCTGACATGGCCAACAGTTTTATGGAGAAATATAGAGATTCAATACACCGGGAAGAGATTCATAGAAAATCGTCCGCGGTTGCCTAGCAACGCCTAGTTAAAATCAATCAGAGACTGGCATTGGCTTGGAGTCTCATGTCGTCGGAGGTATGTTAAGTGACGAGCTTATCACTGAACGACAGTCGCTAGTAGCTCCAGCGATCGCTCGTACCGTGCTCAAGAACTTGgtaagtttcattttattttgattttttaccaattttggCTACACTTGTATGAATTTAAGTCTAAATGAAAAGTCCACGTTTATTTGGGTTTTGTCAAATGCAACAGTCGCTAATATTATTTATGCAATTCTATATCGTTTTTACAATAACTTGTAGTTTGGTTGTAATTGTAATGCCTTTTGAACAGTCTTAAACTACATATGATTATATTTCATAAGgagatttaaataaatattgtgttttattttacgaTGGTCAGTTTTCTTTGATCCCACAAAACCCCATATATTTcatcatataatatacattGCACAACTTTAATGGTGAAGGAGGTGCtttttattaaaagtttaaaaaaaaatcctgaattGATTTTGATCGAGAAGCATTTCCTGATTTCACATCTTTTAGTggcaaaaattaaataaattgaaattgtcacaaattaatattttcagtAATATCGAAGTTTATTTGTAGAATCTAGATCTTGCTCTCAGATTTCTCTAAATGCAATagcaatttatatttcaaaaacacGTCTACTTCGTAGTTCAAGCCGTCAAGTGTTGAAAAGAAGAAATATACTTTTTCATTTTCGTGAAGTTAAAGATATGGTCTGAATGTTAAagaatttgaaacattttaaactaTGGTTGAAACACCTTACATTTCGCCTTTTTTTTAAGTAGATGTAAAATCAGATACAATGGGCCGTCGTACAAATGTACCTTTCTCCGCGAATCGTAACTAATCCCATAGAAGCGATGCCTTTAACAATTGTGGTTTACAAGGATTTATTTTTGATTcgttcatttttcaatttttgtcacGAGGAAAACTAATCTCGGGTTATTGCCATTCCAGAAAGCAATATATAAACGCCTTAGCAATCCACCAAACCACAAAGAAGCATTAAGAGTCATGTGTTACCTTAACTTCGAAAGGATAACTCTGTTCAATTCAATAATAAACCAATTTCACATTCATTGTGATGTAAATACGGAACAGTTATTTTTTGTGTAGATGTTTGCttctattttcaaaaatcacGACATGCCCGAAAAATTCAcaatttgataacaattatagtcGATTGAAAGGTTCAACGAACTCTGTCTGGTTTTCTTCCGTAATAATAACAAGTAAACAGGTCCAGGCCAAAAGTTCCAACAcgatttttaattgataaagcTTTGCTGTCGATCTATGGGGTCAGGATCGTCTTATAATATAAGTTATGCGTATCATTACTGGTGTTTGAGTTTTAATTGTGTCTCACAATAAAAACCATTTGGTCAATGTATTGTACTTGTATGTTTTTGTAAAtgatttaaaggggcatggtcacgattttggtcaaattttatttttctgtttttataatttacaatgctttataaatgcatttctaatgatcgaatgaaatttgggtgccagtcgattagttttaagcaagatacagggctcacaattcttcgtcatgtaaacaaggctcgtgccctgattttgtttacataggttcaatataccagtaaaaaatctttttcaagatgatttgtcaatattcttattcatttaaagcctaaatgaacagttcctaacgattaacacattcatttaaggtataaaactggaattttcacttcaacattcaaaaagtaaacaaaagctttgtttaaatagcgaggaattgtaagctctgtaactcgcttataactcaacaaatgacacccACATTTTGGTTGCCTCTTAAAATTGCCTTACTTAAGCattatacacattaaaatcgaaaaaataatttttgaccaaaatcgttacCATGCACCTTTAAGTAAATCAAGCCAAACAAGcatcatttttcaaagtaagGGGGCAATTTGAAAGGCGAACGACCAACTGCCTTTtatgtttatctttttatggtaaatataagaaataagtacacttttaaaaaagtggAGGGGCCAACCGATCCTACCCAGACGATATTGAGGGAAAAAACGACGCTTGATAAATTTACATTGTAATTGTATTCAACACTATCAGGGACGATACAAGTCTctctgtgataaaaaaaaagcaaaaaaatgcTTTGATGAATCTTTCAACAGTCAGTGCCCTGTCTAAACGAATCTTTAATCTACGTTAGTTTCGGTGACTTTGtttcatgttgttttttttttggttacgttagttgttttgttttttttgaccGCGATGAAatattcttgtttttccttttaAGACAAGAAAAATCAACTTGCTTTCTTCTGCATTTCCTCTGAGAATTGAGGAAGCGATTGTCTCTAATCAATTTCTCCACCCCGCGACGTCACTTGTTGGAGCACGTGGTTGCACACTTTTAGCTTCAACTTTAATTTACTTCCTCCTTTCTATCTTCTTGCGCAGCAAAGTCGTTGATCTTTTAGATCGCAATATTACCACGACAAGACAcaattttatgacaaaaaagaatttattttatgaCTATTTGATCAACAAAGTCAAAGAAAAGTAGTGGCAAACTCTTATTAGAGTTTTATGTGTGTTGTTTCTTTTTATGCTCGCAGGTCTTTTGCAATAAAGCTTTTTTtcgtatgtgtatatatatatatagttatataatccaaaatgagtaaagtttatccacacaagtattaaataataaaaaataacagaaagccgattcaaaactctaccggtttcattataatcttcaggagttttgaacaatcaccatagatacataagtacatacatttcaaatgatcattgtgacgtcatataacatcaagtatatgttgcgcttttcagagttcattatgacgtcatagtataagcGTTTTGTAATAGTACGGgaaaaacatataatatattcaaatattctatgattgtacaagaaaaacataaaatatattcaaacattcataattataatgcattcagttttggtttatataatgaaatgaaacaaaagaaaaacatttcatttcattatataaaccaatgGTGATTGTTTaaaactcctgaagattataatgaaaccggtagagttttgaatcggctttctgttatagttatatatatatggtattgGTTTGTTTTATGTTTCGAAAATTTgcgaatataaatataagtacacCAAACTTACAGCTTAAAGGTATAATGTAAGAGAAGATATATGCACTGGAAAAGGGCACcgaaaaaaaagagagaaaatgaATAGAACCATTCTAACAAGATTTGACTTTGGGTacttgtgtcaaacagcaatggcttctcagccattgctctttgaaatcaacaagatttgtctgtcttatgagctaagactacgtaatctgtatatatttcacttgaaaccagcgtcatttgtAACTTCCTTTGATTCAAGATAAAGATAGTTACATCAAATGGTTCTATATACAGCATAATATTAATACAGATATTGAAAATCTAGAGAAGCAGATTTTTCTCTTCGCCATGTCAATGAACTCGTTGCACGACTACAGAACATACATCGACTCTTGCGAAACACCCTTCATTTGATAGTCTGGTACATTTGTGATAAAGAGAAATGGAACAAAATTGCTAGGAGCACTGTTAGATCATCAAAGCTATCTGGAGACAAACGAGTATGCTTGATACATTAAAGAATAATTATGACGTTGTCAGTCGGATTCTCGCCGGTATTGTAGTGCAAACCTCCACAACTACACAGATGGAACACACATTATGGGCATTGCCGGGAGCGGACTGACGGaagattaaaatattattgtattatCTAAGCTTTAAAATCGTTTGTTGCACATTCTCTCCTTGATCTGAGTGAACTATAATTTTTGCGATATACTGACACAGTTAGGATATAATCACGTGCACTAGTTCAAAAGTACAGTTTCAGACAattttttatgttcaaatttTCCAATCACAGACCATAGAATGTCTACACGTTATATCTCGAACTTAATCAATAGAGCTCTAAATCCTTTTGATATATCAAATGATTCGATATTTGACCATGGATTCGAAATTTCGATCTTCGAGAGACCGTAGTtcaagtaaatatatatatgtacaagtacaggtttttttttatgtgtattcaTTTATCGAACAATTTACTCGTACAAAAGTGTATTTAATTAGGGAACAATgttatctatatatatttaccaGTATATCTTTTTGACTTTTGTTTGCTTTTTCGAGAACTTAAAAACAGTAAATACCAAAAACAGTATTGAAATGTCTCAGAAGTAATTTcggtataatattttatttcatgaacACATTGGATTCAATCCGgtttatcatataatataacCGTAACCATATTAGGAATCGACCTTGACATATTCATTGTCGTGACCTAATTTGAAAAACGTGGGcctaaaatataattaatatctaTAAGAATATGCGTACAAAGCGACATTATTACACTTTTTGATGCGTTTATAATTGTGTTTTTGTGTAACTGGGacaatttcataaaagaaataatGGTTTAATATTCTTCACCAGCTGTGCATCCAGGATATTGGAACATTGCGGTATACCAAGGTTTGGTGTGGAGATAGAGAGagagcaaaagaaaaaaaataataacattaaatgCTATATAGGAGTGAAAGCCTCATTGTTGTTTAGAGAAATCCGAACATGATTAATTTTCAGCATCATAACTTTTcgaaatatcatgatataagATACGTGAATTTCAAAGGAAGTTTTGTATTCCAAATAACAAAAGACCAAAATACCCTGAACAAGATAATCAAACGAacactctttttaaaaaaaatacgttgAATTTATGAGctcggccatttttttttcaagacacGTAAACATTTGCACTGAACTCGATGTGCACTAATTACGCGATTTTAAAGCAAGGCATGTAAAGGACAAAAACGCCATAAACTGATAAAGCCTTGTACCGTCCCTTTTATATGACTATTTCACATAACAGAAACGTCAAATTAATGTCAGGCATTTGGATTTCTCTGTAAATCAATACTAAAAGCTGGAGGGTCCTTGAAAAATCCATTTTGATTCGACAAGAGAGTAAACAGTTAAAATCCTTCTCAAATCTGCATAGCAAGTGCTAGTAAAACCAAGAACTCCGCTTATTGGCCACATGATGGTTTTATactttaaagaaattaagaGAACAGATGTCGCATCTCTCTTTTGCCTTACTTCTATAAAGATATTCGGAAACATATCtcttttcttttcataaaatataattgttataGGCATATTCCCGTGTTTAACAGATTAAATAGAATTCAGACAACAGATGTGACAGCAAACGTGTGtacagacataaaaaaaatgtgtcatTGTACATTCACGggcttaaaaataaaacactgaTTGGGAATAATGAAATGACGAGATAGGGAGGCAGACGAAGGagtccatttgatgaatatAAAACTTGGACTTTGTTGGTTTCAGATGGCTTTGCTATCGATTGGTGGGTGAGATTGACAACAGCTACAAGCCGGCTATTGATTTGTACCAGTCTTGACATCCCCATCACCATAAGGATGGCGTCCATTCTCAACACAGTACGTTTGTATCCATTGTTACTTACTTCatctatttaaatgtttttaggttttctgattttttattcatatgtacatgtagttagaaTACTATTTTCTGTTAAAAGCATTTATCAAGTCACTCATTCGTGAAATAAGTCATTGTAATAGGTATTTGTAATTAACCTACTAAGAAAACTGTAATTCGTCACAGTAATTTACATGCATACGTTGATCAGTGCTACGAATGCGTTAAATTTTTCACTTTGGCGAGTAAATTGTTTCGCAAAAGGCATTTTGCAGTGTgtgcaaaattttgaaaatcattagGACAAAAACTGTTGATGTTGTAGACTAGGGCTATAATCCTTGACATGCATCGATTATTTTGTCACTTTAATCTCATTTGTTAAAATGCCCCTGGTAATGTATACTAGTATCACGATAATAAGCAAATGAAGAGAACGTCATAACATTTTACTGGAGAGTCTTATCTCCTTAATTCAaggacaaaatatttttcatttgtaaaaaaaaaaaatattaaaaaagattcaGATATAAGTTATTCATCCAAGAAACATCTTTGttcaacattttcaatttttttttttatagtccCGCAGATGTGTGAAAAAACTGTATGAAATTTTCTGTTGTGACAACAAATGTTGTGACTGCTGCTTCGGAAGtgaaaaaaagttaacaaagtCGGACATTCAACATTCCTTTAGGGAATCGTCTGCAAGACTAGATTCAACCAGTTCTGCTGCCGAAAGCACGCGAAGCTTCCGAGAACGAATGGAATCGGACAACGCCTCGTCACGCACCGACTCCGTGTCCTCGGCGTCGCAGCTGAGTGGGGAATACCGCCGAGGGACGACGACGCCCGTCATTGATATGAAACCCATAGAGTTCTGGGCTGCGAACCGAGAGAGCGTGCAGCCCAAGCAACACCGCCGACGCCTTCCGAGTGAAACGGAAATCAGTGTAGAAAATTTTCAGCCAGATTTGTATGAAGAGGAAAAAACAGAACCTTGTCTGACTGATGAGGAGAAATTAGCCAAGTATCAACTTGGGCAGATTCATATTGGCTTGAACTACGAAGTATCTACTAAAGTTTTGATGGTTAAAATCATTGAGGCCAAAGACTTGCCCAGACCTTTTTCTATGGACGAGAACAAACAGGATATGGCTCATTCGAACCCGTACTGTAAAGTTTGTCTTCTTCCGGACCAAAAGAACTCGCAACAGACGTCAGTTCAACGCAAAACACAGGAACCGACCtggaatgaatattttatgtttgaaattccCTACAGTGAAGTGCAGATGAGGACACTAGAAATCCTGGTGAAAGATTTCGATAAATATTCCCGCCATTGTATCATTGGACAAGTCTATTTACCGTTAACAAACCTACAGCTTCTGAAAGGCGTCCACATGTGGAAACCACTCAGTCCTAGCACAAAGGTAACCATTCCATGATTTTTAAAGGGACTGGATGGGCGTGACAAATTTTTACACTATTTATACCTCCTCGAAAAGAAGAGCGCTG
Coding sequences within it:
- the LOC128167787 gene encoding synaptotagmin-17-like; the protein is MASILNTSRRCVKKLYEIFCCDNKCCDCCFGSEKKLTKSDIQHSFRESSARLDSTSSAAESTRSFRERMESDNASSRTDSVSSASQLSGEYRRGTTTPVIDMKPIEFWAANRESVQPKQHRRRLPSETEISVENFQPDLYEEEKTEPCLTDEEKLAKYQLGQIHIGLNYEVSTKVLMVKIIEAKDLPRPFSMDENKQDMAHSNPYCKVCLLPDQKNSQQTSVQRKTQEPTWNEYFMFEIPYSEVQMRTLEILVKDFDKYSRHCIIGQVYLPLTNLQLLKGVHMWKPLSPSTKERHDLGEILLSLNYLPTAGRLNIDVIKAKQLLQTDMIGGSDPFVKITMVHFEKPIKNKKTSGKKNTIDPVFNESINFNITPQQLENTSIVITVWDYNSKSKDDFVGRVVLGKYGSGPHEYTHWNRMLTSQRSAVAQWHSLRSRQECDQVSPASIAVP